CGTCTGCTCGAACACCCCGCTTGCCCTCACGGTCCATTTTCTCGCCACCCGCGCCATTGATATCGCGGGGAGCGAAGCGCAAAAAAGCCATTGCCTCTCCGGCGTCGCAAACGGCGCCCTCAAGTGCTCCTTCTCCTCCACCGAACCCCACGCCGGCACCGATGTCGGCAACATCAAGACCCGGGCGGTGCTTGAGGGAGATGAATGGATCATCAACGGCCAGAAGGCCTTTTGCACCGGCGCCCCGTTGGCGGACTTCATCGTCCTCGCCGCGAAGACCGACCCCGCGGCCGGCCACCGGGGGATATCTCTTTTTATCGTTCCCGGGGACGCCCCCGGCTTCACGGTCGGTTCCCCCGAGCGGAAGATGGGGATGCGGGGCGCGCCCACCTGCCCGCTCTTTTTCGATAACTGCCGCATCCCGGCCGAAAACCTCATCGGCGAGGTGAACGGCGGGTTCAAGACCGCCATGCTCGCCTTCAACCAGGCCCGGCCCGGCATCGGCGCCCGCGGCGTCGGCCTCGCCCAGGGCTGCCTCGACTACGCCGCGAACTACGCCAAGGAGCGCGAGGCCTTCGGCCAGAGCATCGCCCACTTCCAGGGCATCCAGTTCATCCTCGCCGACATGTTCATGGCGGTCGAAGCCGCGCGCCTTCTCGTCTACCGCGCGGCCGCCATGGTGGACGCGGGCCGGTTTGGCAAAGAGAGCGTCCACTTCATCTCGGCCGCGAAGTGCTACGCCGCCGACATGGCGATGAAAGCTTCCATCGATGCCATCCAGGTCCTCGGCGGGGCGGGCTACCTGCGGGACCATCCCCTCGAGCGCTTCATGCGGGACGCCAAGCAGCTCCAGATCATCGAGGGCACCAGCCAGGTCCAGCGCGGGATCATCGCCCGGAATCTGCTCGGGTTGTAGGCATCGTCCCCCGTTCCGGCCGCAGCCCCCCACGTTGCCTCTGCGCGATCCGTCGTGCTAGATTCGCTGGAGGAATTTGGTGCGGGAAAAGCCTTGAAAAGCGGAAAACGCTTCTCTTTCGGGCCCGCTAAAAGCCCATAAACACGGGGAAAACAGATGCCCAAAGAACAGATTGTCTCCGAGAAGGTCAAGCCCGTCGCGGCCTACTCCACCGGCTTCAAGTGCTCGGGCGGAAGTCTCATCATGCTGGCCGGGATGGTGGCCGCGGACGTGGACGGAAAGACTGTCGGCAAGGGCGACATGGGCGCCCAGACCCAGAAGGTGTTCGAGAACATCCGGGACACCCTCGAGGCGGCGGGCGCCTCGCTGAAGGACATCATCCGCCTGACGGTCTACATCACCGATCGCGCCCTCTTTCCCGATCACATGAAGGTGCGGATGGGTTTCGTGAGCGAGCCCTATCCGGCCAGCACGCTGCTGATCATCTCGGGTCTCGCGAACCCCGACTGGCTCGTCGAGATCGACGCCGTCGCCTTCGTGGCTGACGAATAAGCGGGGACAGGATTTCAAGATGTCTGCCAACCACCGCTCCCGTTCCGTCGCCGGCTCCCTCATCATCGTGAAGGGGGGCGGCGATCTGGCGACGGGCATCATTCACCGCCTCTGGCGGAGCGGCTTTCCCGTCATCGTGACCGAGGTGGAGGGCCCCACCATGGTCCGGCGGACGGTTTCCTTCGCCGAGTGCCTCTACGCGGGGCGCCATGAGGTCGAGGGGGTATTCTCCGAGCGGGCCGGGGGCAGAACGCCGGCGGAAAAACTCGCGGCGGCGCACGCGCTCCTCGAGGCGGGCATAATCCCCGTGGTGGTGGACCCGGGGGCCGGGATTGTCGCCCTGGCGCGGCCCGCGGGCCTGGTGGACGCCATCGTGGCCAAGAAGAATACCGGCACACGGCTTGATCAGGCCGATGCGGTGGTGGGGATCGGCCCCGGCTTCACGGCGGGGGTGGATGTGCACGCCGTCATCGAGACGGCCCGGGGCCACGACATCGGCCGGGTGATCACCGAGGGGTCGGCCGAGCCGAACACGGGCGTCCCCGGCCCGATCGAGGGCTTCACGACGGAGCGCCTTCTCCGCGCGCCGGCGGCGGGCCGCTTCCGGCCCCGCGTGCAGATCGGCGCCGAGGTCGCGGCGGGCGATGTGGTGGCCGAGGTGAACGGCCATGAAGTCCGGGCCGCGATCAAGGGCGTGGTGCGGGGAATGCTCCGCGAGGGACTGAAAGTTACGGAGGGCTTCAAGGTGGGCGATGTGGACCCGCGCGCCAAGCCCCGCCATTGCCATACCATCTCCGACAAGTCGCGCGCCGTGGGCGGCGGGGCGCTCGAAGCCATCATGATGTTCCTGTTCGGAGTCCGTTCCGCCGCAGAGAGCGTAAATTGAACACAGAAGTCAAAACCGAGAGCGTGGAAAACGGCGTCTACCAGATCGGGGGGAGCCAGATCCCCGTGAACGAGAACGGGAGCAATCCCTTCGTGCCGGGGCCGCAGTACTACCTTTCCGCGGGCGGGGCGCTCGAGCGGATCGCCTGGGCGGTGAGCGAAAATCTCCCCGTCCTGCTCATCGGCGAAACCGGCGTCGGCAAGACCCTCTCCGTCCGGCACCTGGCCCACATGACGCACAACGGCTTCCGCCGGGTGAACCTCAACGGCATGACGACGGTGGATGAGTTCGTCGGCAAGCTCATGATCAACGAAAAGGGCACGTATTGGGTGAACGGCATCCTGATCGAGGCGATGGAGGCGGGCGATTGGCTCCTGATCGACGAGATCAACGCCTGCCTCCCCGAGATCGCCTTCTGCCTGCACAGCCTGCTCGATGACGACCGGATGATCGTCCTCTCGGAGTACGACGGGCGCATCGTGCGGCCGCATCCGAACTTCCGCCTGTTCGCCAGCATGAATCCGCACGAGGATCGCCGCTACGGCGGCACGAAGCCGCTCAACGAGGCGCTCCTCGATCGTTTTCCGGTCACGATCCGGATGGACTACCTTCCCTTCGGTGCCGAAACCGAGGTGGTCATACACCAGAGCGGAAACGCCGACCGCGCGCTCATCGAACGCATGGTGCGGGTCGCGCACGATGTTCGCGAGGCGATGCACAACGAGAAGGTGTTCTGCACCTTCAGCACGCGGCGCCTCATCGACTGGGCGCGGATGGCCGTGCGCTTCGAGCCAATGGACGCCGCCGCCTCGACCGTATTCAGCAAGGTCAGCCCATTCGACGCCAAGGTGATCGAGGACGTCATCGACAACCACTTCTGAGTCCCCGACATGGAAAGACGGCGAACCCGCCTTGAAATCCTCGCCCAGGTCACGGCCCACGACTATGGACTCTCGCTCCGCTACGGGACGGATGCGGACAAGGATGCGAACGCCATCCGTATCGAAGATCCCGAGCT
The DNA window shown above is from bacterium and carries:
- a CDS encoding acyl-CoA dehydrogenase family protein produces the protein MTQAAGARTNFDLTEAQELLRRTVRELAETRIAPRAAEIDEKEEYPEDIFQLLREHDLLGIYIAEKYGGAGLGNVEYCIAVEEICRVCSNTPLALTVHFLATRAIDIAGSEAQKSHCLSGVANGALKCSFSSTEPHAGTDVGNIKTRAVLEGDEWIINGQKAFCTGAPLADFIVLAAKTDPAAGHRGISLFIVPGDAPGFTVGSPERKMGMRGAPTCPLFFDNCRIPAENLIGEVNGGFKTAMLAFNQARPGIGARGVGLAQGCLDYAANYAKEREAFGQSIAHFQGIQFILADMFMAVEAARLLVYRAAAMVDAGRFGKESVHFISAAKCYAADMAMKASIDAIQVLGGAGYLRDHPLERFMRDAKQLQIIEGTSQVQRGIIARNLLGL
- a CDS encoding RidA family protein, with translation MPKEQIVSEKVKPVAAYSTGFKCSGGSLIMLAGMVAADVDGKTVGKGDMGAQTQKVFENIRDTLEAAGASLKDIIRLTVYITDRALFPDHMKVRMGFVSEPYPASTLLIISGLANPDWLVEIDAVAFVADE
- the yqeB gene encoding selenium-dependent molybdenum cofactor biosynthesis protein YqeB → MSANHRSRSVAGSLIIVKGGGDLATGIIHRLWRSGFPVIVTEVEGPTMVRRTVSFAECLYAGRHEVEGVFSERAGGRTPAEKLAAAHALLEAGIIPVVVDPGAGIVALARPAGLVDAIVAKKNTGTRLDQADAVVGIGPGFTAGVDVHAVIETARGHDIGRVITEGSAEPNTGVPGPIEGFTTERLLRAPAAGRFRPRVQIGAEVAAGDVVAEVNGHEVRAAIKGVVRGMLREGLKVTEGFKVGDVDPRAKPRHCHTISDKSRAVGGGALEAIMMFLFGVRSAAESVN
- a CDS encoding MoxR family ATPase; its protein translation is MNTEVKTESVENGVYQIGGSQIPVNENGSNPFVPGPQYYLSAGGALERIAWAVSENLPVLLIGETGVGKTLSVRHLAHMTHNGFRRVNLNGMTTVDEFVGKLMINEKGTYWVNGILIEAMEAGDWLLIDEINACLPEIAFCLHSLLDDDRMIVLSEYDGRIVRPHPNFRLFASMNPHEDRRYGGTKPLNEALLDRFPVTIRMDYLPFGAETEVVIHQSGNADRALIERMVRVAHDVREAMHNEKVFCTFSTRRLIDWARMAVRFEPMDAAASTVFSKVSPFDAKVIEDVIDNHF